The Lysinibacillus irui sequence GGCCAAGCTGAGCAAGTGTTAATGTCTCTCCATTAAATTCGATTTGTGCGGAAGCAACAAGCTTATTATATTCAGAAACAAGCTTATTTTCTTTTTGCATTAAATCAATCACTTCTGGGGAGAACCCTTTAATTTGATAGGTTGCTAGATCGAATAATTGCTGACCCCATTTTTCTTCTAATTGCTGACGGAACGGTGAAGCAATTAATGCTTTATAGTATTCTGTAGTTACTTCCTCTAGCTCTGGACCAACTTCATCGAAATAATCACGTTCTGCTTGATAAAATTCATCATTTGTATCAATAGAAGCACGAATATATACTAAGTTAGCCATTGTAGCAAAGTCATTACTAATTGTATTTAACTGTTCAATGATGCCACTTTGCTCGTCCATAGATTGTGCATTTTTAAATTGTTCGATGAGAGCTAATTGTTGCTCTTTCATAACTGCCACATTTGGACGGTTGTATTCATAGTCTTTAAACGTTTTCATTGAAGTCCCCTCTTTCTGGCCTATCCCCGTAATATTTCTATTATATGCCAAATGGAACCTATTAAGAAACAATTATCTACACTGAGCAATAGTTTTTTACGAGGAAGCACTAGATAATTTTTCAACGAAGGACATAATTATTTAATAGCCTATAATATATGTTTTTAATAATGCGGCTCTTTCTCTTATTCTTAGTTTAGCTTCTACTGACTTAGGTGTTTTGGCCGCTACGACATCCACTTCAAAATTTAATGCTTCAGCTAGATATTTGGCACGTTTCAAATGAAAGTCATTAGAAACGATGGTGATTTTCTTTGTCTCTTTTGGTAATAGTTCTTTAGAAAATACTAAATTTTCATAAGTCGATGTAGATTGATCCTCTATGATAATTCTTGAAGCCTCAATACCTTTCTGTTCCAGATAATCTTTCATGACAGATGCCTCTGTTCGATCTTCATCAGGTCCTTGCCCACCTGACACAATAACCTTAACATGCGGATAGTTTGTTAAGTATTGTACCGCCACCTCTAATCTACTTTTTAACGACAGCGATGGTACACCACCAGGCTTTACTTTTGCTCCAAGTATAATCATATAATCAGCAGAGCCATTGGCATTTGGTTCAACTCCCTGCTCGATTTCTTTTCCCAACCAGATATAAAGAACAATGCCCATACCTACTAGAAGAATACATATACTTATCACCCATTTTTTCACAAATCACCCCTCCTTTACCTTTTATTAACGTGGATAAAGTAAAAAGGATGCTTGGTCAACAAGCATCCTGAAACATCATCTCAATATAAAGCGTTTAATGGACTCCTGTAATGCAGATATTTCATCAGTTAGATCATTAGATGATTCACTAACAAGCTGGATTGCTCGTTGTTGCTCATCTACAGACGCAGTGACCTCTTCAGATGCAGCAGCATTCTTTTCACTAATCAAGGCTATGCTTTCGATCGATTGCATCATATCATTCTTAGAGTTATTTAAATATTCTACAC is a genomic window containing:
- a CDS encoding YdcF family protein — protein: MGIVLYIWLGKEIEQGVEPNANGSADYMIILGAKVKPGGVPSLSLKSRLEVAVQYLTNYPHVKVIVSGGQGPDEDRTEASVMKDYLEQKGIEASRIIIEDQSTSTYENLVFSKELLPKETKKITIVSNDFHLKRAKYLAEALNFEVDVVAAKTPKSVEAKLRIRERAALLKTYIIGY